GTGCTATGTGTAGTTTTCACTTGTAGCGCTCGTAACTATGATATTCaatagggctgtgcacatgtccaaaattTATTTAATCTTTTTATCGGACTCTGCGGGAAAAAATGTGGGTTATGTCTGATTTTGACCCATCTGAGTGCAGTATGAtggaggggcagagactctgattccagcgatgtgtcacttactgggctgcttgctgtagttttgataaagttcctgttttctctgctgcagatcttgcagtgctctaaatactgagctctgtataacccggcccacacctctgattggctgctttctgcgtaGGGTGTCAGGATAAGCTCACTGATGgactctcagttaactcattttgcAAGCCACTCTCTATATCACACACTTCATATGTGCTATAGATCACATTCATGATCCTTTTTAATCCTTTTCCAGATACCTGTCCAGTCTTATGATGAAGACATTCCCGGTCACCTCTAAGCGGTTGCAGCACCGACTGATCAGCAAGGCAGAATCCTTAATGGAGGGGGATAACTACATAGATGTGCACAGCGTGCGCCGGGTCGTCCAGTTTCTGTGCCTTATGAAGTATGACTACCAGCCCCTCTTGGATAAATGCAATCAGATTTTTGTGCGGGACAAGAATAAAATGAGCACGGACACCATGTGCATCGTCAGCGGCCTCTACCGGCAAATGGCTTTCAAGCAGTACGAGTTTCAGGTGATGGCAAAATTGTCTCTGCTCGAAATATCAAACCTATGGAATAATGCGGATCATTTCGGAAAAATATTTTGTGCCTTATTTCCGATGGCTTCTCAAGAGATAAGAAATAGGTGAGTGGGCCCCTTAAAGGGATGTGATGTATCGGCCCCTTAAAGGGATACTACGTATCAGCCCTGAACCAACAGAAAAAATCCCATAATGCAATGATAATACTCAAATAGAACTCGTATTCCCTAATTAGAGGAAGCTCCTGATTATTTTGTAGTCTAATCTAGGAATTCAGTACTGGAAACAATTGCCAAATGTTGGATTTGTAAAGGTTTGAGCTCCTTTGTTCCCTCCAGGCTTGAAGACGACCTTGTCATACTGGCAGGTAAGATCCATCACATCAGTCTGGTGTACGTGCTGGAGACCATGGCGGAGGCCGAGTGCAAGAACCCAATCCTCATTCAGAAGTAAGTGGATTCTCTAAGCCGTGAATGGTTTGGAGCTGGATCCTTCCTGTCCAATCTGATATTGTCCATATTATCACGGTCCGGGTACGGGCTGCACCCCAGCGAGGGTCTGCTGACCCAAATATACATGTGTGAGGCCAGGAGATCCTCGGCCAATTCGGTCCATACCTGGATCATAATATATGGATGTCTGAATCCTGCCATATTTCCATTTACTGTTCAGATGGATGCAAGCTGTTGTTCCCTGTAATCAGCCATTTCAGGCTCTTAGTATTCTCCTCCTAGCAAATAAGTACtgagaggttttatttttttttttgcctgatccCTTTGATGTACAGACCGATGAGTCCGATGGTGGATTTCTCCACTCCTCAATGCATGAGCCACCCTACTGAGCATTCATGTCCATGGGGGGAATAGAGTGAGAGCGAGCTGATGGCCAGATGAACGCTTGGCCGACCCTCACGGTATATGGGGCCTTTACAAACCTATGAACCATTTTATATGGTGCACATTCTTGAAGCATCTTTACAGTGGAGCAAGGAGCGTCCACCACTTATTAGAGACTCTGTCGGCCGTTTCCTAACTTATTGATGACACTGGCGCAGTGTGTTGTGTCGTTTTTGCCATCAAAGTTACAAAAACCCATATGTACGTCAGTGGGGCTTGTGGTCCGGGTGAAATTTGTTCTGCCACACACGGCACACTGTGTGGGAGCGTCCCTTCTGGATGAGGACGTGGCACGGCTGTGGATGGAGTCTCGTTATGTTGCTTGATGATGTGTGATCTTTTCGTTTTTCTCTCTGTTCAGGATCTGCTCCGCCATCCAGGACAATCTGGATCATTACCATCGCCTGTATCTATGTAAGCTCACAGATGCCGTGGTTTGCCTGCCCTGCCAAAACTATCAACCGTTTGCGGATCTACAAAAACGTCTAACTGCGTAAGTGCAATTTCCATGCATGTGTGGCGAGTAATCGGGTTAAAGGGACATGTGGACGGCCCTATTAGAATGGCGCTGGGTTTACCATGTGGGTAAGACAAGGTCACTAATAAGAATACAAACATACGACTGGTATACCGTGAGGgccaggagcggacacagacagcagaggcccctgtgcaagaacaatatatggaccatCTGCAGCCGGAGAGCTCCTTATAATGCACAATGCCACCTGGTTTGGGGAAAGCAGTGGCCCCCGGACCtctcgggcccctgtgcggctgcactggttgcaccaatggtatgtccgctacTGGTCAAGGTGACATTGGGGAGTCCTCCAGCGTGCATGCGCACAGTGTAACTGCAGAGGCCTGTGCGCGCTCACCGACCGCGCTCACTGACCTCTCTCCTCTGCTGTGGCTGCTCGCTCCACGGAAAGATGCAGAAGTGTGGCGAGCAAGAAGCGTTAAAGAAAGAAGAGGGAGGAAAATCGCATGGCCGCAGCAGAGAGGAGAGAGATCTGTGAGTGCGTGCGCTGGCTCCTGCTGCTACATTGTGTGCTTTCCCCAAGCGAGCGCTGTCAATCAACACAGGAGGCAAAAAAATATCTTGGCCGTGCCAACAACGGACACCCGGATTTTAACATAAATATGCTCAACAATAATAGTTTATTACTACAAACATATGGGTTGTATAAGGACTATTTTATAAGGCTTATTTTAATTAGTAATTTTGGAGTGACACTCAtcacaaagtgtttttttttttgtttgtttttaataaatacGTGACATTTTTGTTCTATGGACCTTTTATTTTATCTTTTGCCTGGGGAAACCACAAAAATAAAGCCCACATTAATGTGTTTTGAGGGTTTTGGTGGCTTCTTTTTGTTCCCTTTGTCACATGTATAAATGATTTGATTCTGAGATGGTGACTTGTTTTTGGTGCCTGAAATGTCCCTTCCCGTAGCTTTATGAAGACGTCTCATGTCCCATCTATGGTGGTTATGATGACCAGGTCACTGTCGCTGCTGACCCTTACTAGAGTGGATGAAGCCGTCCTTAGAAAGATTGACGACGTCATTCCCCAGTGTGACCTCAGCGACCTGAATAGCATCGCGAACAGCGTCATCCGGTGGTTACAGCCCGCCCAGCTGTCCAGGCAGAATAAATCCGGGATGTATGAGAAACTCCTCCATAAAGTGAGCCGATACGGACTGGAGAGAGTGAAGAATATGGACGACATTGATCATCTGTTGAATGAGCTGACGTACGTGATGAACGGGCAGTGGCTGCAGAATATGCTGATAGACGACATCCTGCTCACCTGCCAGCGCCTGCTGCACCAGGTCACCTGGAGGAACGCACCGTTTCTGGCGCTGGTTATTAGTTACTGTAATACTCTGTGTCCTCCGGTTCTGGACAAGATCGCAGAAGTCACCATGGAGAATGTCACAAAGGTAGAAGCCCCGTGGGTTCAGATTGGAAGGCCAGTCACTGGCCCAAACTAAACATCTGGTGGCCAAAGGTCTATTCAGTGCGTGCACCTGACAGCTGTCTAAGGGCGGCTTAAAGAGCACCAGTCCTGTGTGTTACACTATAGTACCCCCATGTAATAATTATTCTGGGGCATCTTTTCattgttgttcctctgttattcctccaggAAATCCTTAAAGGGATTCTCTCATCATGTATCTTTGGTAGCACCCATCTCCCCTGCCTCCCGATTTTTCGCTTGCAATGGGGTAAGGGGACAGGGGACAGTGGTGCGCTCCTAAGGTCCAGATGGCCTGCAGAGGCAGATGTGCATGCTGCTTGTCTGGGAAactggacacttctgacaagctgcAGGAGTGGCTGGTAACCTAAacaatgagcagtaaactatagaattaaaactcCTTCCATTATTGCAAACGGAGAGGATTTTAAAGTAAGAAGtaaattgtttttacaagcacttttggCCACTATAGATGAGACAATTCCTTTAAATGAAGGATTTGGTGTTACTGTTCTACCAGTCAATACTTGTACTCTTAGGACACAATCAGATGACCGAATAAATTGGACTGTGATCGGACCACAATTcacagactggccggcggctctcccgacctgagcgtgaCCGCTTCATGTTTTCCTGTACAGCCATCATGCTCAGGTCGGTAGAGCCGCTGGACAGTCTTTGCATTGTGGTCCAATCACAGTCCAATTTATATggtcgtctgactgcgcccttaggtcTCAGACGTCTGGTTTTTTTCATACATGTTCTCAGTGTTTCTCACAGATCatgtacctattatagtctatggggctgtttacatgtatgttttgcttttttgcagtgcctgcaaaaaaccaaACTGAGATATGGCCACTTTTGATCTGAATCATGGATCAAATTCTCTGATGCAAGTCTAtagagggggggctgtatggggcgcagctaaaaggaagcccccacatgactgcgttgccatggggagcagggTAGTAATTTTCTTTTAAAAAGTTAGAATGGGAGGCTCAGGATTGGTGGATAGCAAATGGGGCGGGGAATTCTATGGGATTGGGAGGGGGGGacctgggaaaagtgcgggaaagggggtcagTCAGTTAGAGACAGCCAAAGTGAGTGGACCAGCTGCCGCAGCGTTACTCACCATGGCCGCGGTAGACAGCTTGGTCGCTCGGCTTCGCAGGGAGGCAAGATCCAGGAGGGCCGGATGGCTTGAAGAGCAGCTCACTGGGCTGCTAGGAGGCAGTGACAGCCAGGACAGCGGGAGCCGGGGCCGGAGTTCCAGGAGGTCGAGGCCGCCCGAGAGGCTGTCCCCGGATACCACACCGCACGGCAggcgcaggccgcggagcccctcacgggaccctgcgggggctgggggacgcggcgcagccacaccgcccgcccccccctccggcaggaatccactcgGCGGCCCTGCCGGCGCGAGACGACGAGGCGCTGCGGGAGCTGGGCAGGCGCGGCAGGACGCCGGCGCTTCACCGGATGTTATGGCCGCACTTCCGGTTCGGCCTGGCAGGGAGCGCGGGAGCGCTGCAGCGCCGACATCTGCACTCCAGACCCGCCGGGGAGCTGCTCCAGCGGCGGTGATTCCAGGGACGGTGCGCGGTAGGAGCGCAGCAGCGGCAGCAGCTGACAGGAGCCGGGACCCGGGAAGTACTGCGGCGGGTGCACCTAGACCTCTGCCGCACGGTGCACCTGGCTCTGGGACAGGACGGCGCAGCAGGATGGTGGCCAGGCCAGTGGCATCACCGCGGCAAGGAGCACGTGGTCGAGGCAGCGCAGGAGCGGCGCACAGAGCGGATGGTCCGGCTGCGGCACCCAGGGGACTTATGCAAGCTGCCAGATCCAGGTCCAGCAGGAGGTCGAGGGAGCGGTCGCCttcgccagtctcggtcccccctggtgacgtggaggccaggggcgcgggcctggggcagaggagCAACAGCGACGACTCAGGGAGCGAGCATCGTGACGAAAGCGATCGGCAGGCTTCAGGAggcacggctggtggggacacagcacctgcgcagccccgtGAGTATATGTCCAGTCCTTTTCCGGTGGCGGGTGTTTCGGGGTCTGTTGAGCGGAGTGGGGGTGGTGGTGAGGTTCCGGGTATTAGAGAACTTTTGGCGGGTATGTCACAGATCTTGAGAAGATTGGATGGCGGGGTTGCGGATAGTGCCCGAGCGTCGCCCGCTGGGGCTTGGGTGTCGGTTGCCGGTTGTGGAGTTGGGGGTCCGAGCGAGATTGCAAGTTCCGTTAGCGGGCCGCTGTCCTCAGCGGCCGGTGTGTCGGTGTCGGTACAAACCGAAACGGGGAGGGGCGATACCGTCAAGTTAGATGATAGGGCAAAAGGTGAGGTTTTTGTGTGCtttgagggcccgctgggggcccatttgaagaaggaggtgaaggaaaagatttggaaagacgaatacgtcgagattttctctctccttcctttagaaaaatttaatttggataaaggaaagaaagatgatagtaaaaaggaggaggaggaaaagaggcgttggcgccttattcctcagacaTTTGTTAACTGGCAGCAGGCATTTAACATTCTGGCGAGCGTGATAGGGGAGAAAGCCCCAGAGAATTGCTCGGGCCTTTTCTGTTATTTGGAGTCTATTGGTGAAGCGCATCGTACCtatgggggccaggcttggctgcgatacgatgaacagttcaggcagcgcaaggcgatgaggcccgagataagatgggatcaaaaggacattggattgtggttgaaggttatggcaccggtgcgttacgggcagtcctttcaagggggcggagggggtagcggtcagcagtcaggacaaggtggaggaggtcaggggtcacaggctAAGGAAAAGACGgggacatgctggcagtttaacgacggccagtgTAAGTTTGGCGCAACCTGTAAGTTTAAACATGTGTGCTCCCACTGTAGCGGGGCCTCACATGGGGCCGCTAAATGTTTTAAGAAATCACGGGGCAAGCCATccgtgggtggcggtcaagggggagactccggtgaggcttcaaaagatggccccctatctaaatagatacccggattctctcaaggcagaggttattagagaaggttttcttgaggggtttaagatccctcacccgacgcatgttgtccctttttctacgaaaaacttgagatcggctagtttgcattcggagattgtttcggctaagctggcaaaagaggttgaattgggaagaatggcggggccgtttagttcgctgcctatggctgacgtaattgtttccccgcttggggtggtgcctaagaaggagccgaataagttccggctccacgaagtaatccatctgaaggggttaactaatattacaggcacagccctgctaaatgcagcggtgctccgtgcctgtaatccccggcaaatgaatgaaatgtaggtcattgacctacatttccttcagtcgcggtgaggcgcccctgctggatgttctcatgaactgcagcctgggaactttttcccacgctccaggtcagatgaggacatccaccagggggcgcatcaccgcgactgaaggaaatgtaggtcaatgacctacatttcattcatttgccggggattacaggcacggagcacagctgcatttagcagggctcgtgcctgtaatattagttaaccccttcagatggattacttcgtgggacgagacggttcaccagaaggtatgtatcttgtgcgtttattatttttccaagcgagggtgttcctgatggattgagagaacaataaattattacaacaaccgctgtgtttattgcattaaaatacttttaaatcatgtgtgtgtgtgttttttaaccctttccaacaattggattaataatggataggtgtcataattgacgcctctccattattaatctggcttaatgtccccttccaatagcaaggtggcattaacccttcattaccccatatcccaccgctacagggagtgggaagagagtggccaagtgccagaataggcgcatcttccagatgtgccttttctggggtggctgggggcagatgttttagccacgggggggggccaataaccatggaccctctcctggctattaatatctgccctaagtcactggctttaccattctggcggagaaaattgcgcgggagcccacgccaattttttccgccatttaaccctttatttcagcagctacagcgctgaaattttgcacatacacactactaacattagtagtgtggaatatgcaaaaaaaagggggatatgagatggtttactgtatgtaaccatgtctcatatcatgtcgggtttgtgcaggagaaatgaaaagccggcaattgaattaccggctgttcacagatatcgcgctgaatgaaatctaaatacagaatatatatatatgtgtctcaatgacatatatatatatatactgtatatatgttttcccgaacatttgagcacataaatccattagatgtcggttttgcaagcctgcgcgaaaatctcgcagtacggatgccatacggattacatacggaggatgccatgcgtaaaatacgctgacacaccctgactacggatcactattttgggaacatttctctgtattacggccgtagtacggacgtataatacgtggcgtattgtcttacgccaagtgtgaggccggccttactgtgATTTCCGCCTCCGcgttgcaaaa
The Ranitomeya variabilis isolate aRanVar5 unplaced genomic scaffold, aRanVar5.hap1 Scaffold_42, whole genome shotgun sequence genome window above contains:
- the LOC143790627 gene encoding FAST kinase domain-containing protein 1, mitochondrial-like; translated protein: MFCWRRALPLSLRFFQMRSISSDPLLDQLMTSTNQFQIFQLVGIHKSKLTVHHVGCAINTLWELQKGKPSANANHETVRNHPEFIALRILAENKIDFMSDTTLVNTLYAVIRFNVEAHDSLVQQLLMEGWRRLEKFEPETLSKFSVCLEKLDLGSSPLMGKVANALNTGLENIQNIRYLSSLMMKTFPVTSKRLQHRLISKAESLMEGDNYIDVHSVRRVVQFLCLMKYDYQPLLDKCNQIFVRDKNKMSTDTMCIVSGLYRQMAFKQYEFQVMAKLSLLEISNLWNNADHFGKIFCALFPMASQEIRNRLEDDLVILAGKIHHISLVYVLETMAEAECKNPILIQKICSAIQDNLDHYHRLYLCKLTDAVVCLPCQNYQPFADLQKRLTAFMKTSHVPSMVVMMTRSLSLLTLTRVDEAVLRKIDDVIPQCDLSDLNSIANSVIRWLQPAQLSRQNKSGMYEKLLHKVSRYGLERVKNMDDIDHLLNELTYVMNGQWLQNMLIDDILLTCQRLLHQVTWRNAPFLALVISYCNTLCPPVLDKIAEVTMENVTKGVSQLETAKVSGPAAAALLTMAAVDSLVARLRREARSRRAGWLEEQLTGLLGGSDSQDSGSRGRSSRRSRPPERLSPDTTPHGRRRPRSPSRDPAGAGGRGAATPPAPPSGRNPLGGPAGARRRGAAGAGQARQDAGASPDVMAALPVRPGRERGSAAAPTSALQTRRGAAPAAVIPGTVRGRSAAAAAADRSRDPGSTAAGAPRPLPHGAPGSGTGRRSRMVARPVASPRQGARGRGSAGAAHRADGPAAAPRGLMQAARSRSSRRSRERSPSPVSVPPGDVEARGAGLGQRSNSDDSGSEHRDESDRQASGGTAGGDTAPAQPHSFPPHLLVLVGFTLAVAQYFPEDLIKAIFNIRFLTKLDSELDTFLPDKSAKIRMRLMQLNRAVCLECPEYQVPWFHEEYCRQMKHREGNSKRSIYHQIHLFLGDLFGGVNYAKMFVTTPYYYTVDFECILSKNKKPIAYIEENKLSANVAEVQWGQDSQMCDNKSLPQGAQSIAVVLIDCPPAEPYATGGGRSWQPNRVYLICLRSTSLQDPLKCLYARNGRCPELLPSLPAICF